A genome region from Acidisarcina sp. includes the following:
- the rpsL gene encoding 30S ribosomal protein S12 yields the protein MPTFSQLVRKGRTAPRYKTASPALQGSPQRRGVCTRVYTQTPKKPNSALRKVARVRLTNGIEVTTYIPGIGHNLQEHSIVLIRGGRVKDLPGVRYHVVRGTLDSVGVANRKQSRSKYGAKRAKGGAK from the coding sequence TTGCCTACATTTAGTCAGCTTGTCAGAAAGGGCCGTACCGCACCGCGGTATAAGACGGCCAGTCCGGCGCTGCAGGGTTCGCCGCAGCGGCGCGGGGTTTGCACGCGCGTGTATACCCAGACGCCCAAGAAGCCGAACTCGGCACTGCGTAAGGTGGCGCGTGTTCGCCTGACGAACGGCATTGAAGTCACGACGTACATTCCCGGCATCGGCCACAACCTGCAGGAGCACTCGATTGTGCTGATCCGCGGCGGCCGTGTGAAGGATCTCCCGGGCGTTCGCTATCACGTGGTTCGCGGCACGCTGGATTCTGTGGGCGTTGCCAACCGCAAGCAGAGCCGTTCCAAGTATGGCGCCAAGCGCGCAAAGGGCGGAGCGAAGTAG
- the rpsG gene encoding 30S ribosomal protein S7, translating into MPRKGHIAKREVAADPVYNSTLVTKFVNSMMWGGKKSTAQTIFYTAMTNLEQRGGDEALKLFKKAVENCKPLLEVKTRRVGGANYQVPIEVNPDRRTSLAIRWLVNYGRARGEKGMIEKLSNELLDAANGRGAAMKKKEDVHRMAEANKAFAHYRW; encoded by the coding sequence ATGCCGAGAAAAGGACATATCGCGAAGCGCGAGGTTGCAGCTGACCCCGTTTATAACTCGACGCTGGTGACGAAGTTCGTCAACTCCATGATGTGGGGCGGAAAGAAGTCGACGGCGCAGACCATCTTCTATACCGCGATGACGAATCTGGAGCAGCGCGGTGGGGACGAAGCGCTGAAGCTCTTCAAGAAGGCCGTGGAAAACTGCAAGCCGCTGCTGGAGGTTAAGACGCGGCGTGTGGGCGGCGCTAACTATCAGGTGCCGATCGAGGTGAATCCCGATCGCCGCACTTCACTCGCGATTCGCTGGCTGGTGAACTACGGCCGGGCTCGCGGCGAGAAGGGCATGATCGAAAAGCTCAGCAATGAGTTGCTCGATGCCGCCAATGGCCGTGGCGCGGCGATGAAGAAGAAGGAAGATGTTCATCGCATGGCCGAAGCAAACAAGGCCTTCGCGCACTATCGCTGGTAA